A genomic window from Armatimonadota bacterium includes:
- the hybB gene encoding Ni/Fe-hydrogenase cytochrome b subunit — translation MSTPRIRFRPFRLALWVLVLAGGGAAIVRYLYGLGAVSNLSDRFPWGLWIGFDVMSGVALAAGGFTIAAAVHVFKLHRYHALLRPAVLTGFLGYLLVIAALLVDLGRPWNIWHPVVMWNPHSVMFEVAWCVMLYTLVLALEFGQVILQRFRLWTFLRVTQLALPPLVIAGVLLSTLHQSSLGSLFLIVPEKLHPLWYTSLLPILFFISAVAVGLAMVTVEATLAARAFRHRVDISLFTDLGRASAVVLSLYLGVKVVDLVTRQAVGLVFAGGIESVMFLVEVVGGVVLPLVLLAIPGVARSLGGLAAASWLVVGGVVLNRLNVAITGMLAGSGAHYVPAWTEVLITAAIVSGGILAYIYIVERLPILEHAEEPAPTSTAALHMPEAAP, via the coding sequence ATGAGCACGCCGCGGATCCGCTTCCGTCCCTTCCGTCTGGCCCTGTGGGTCCTGGTGCTGGCCGGGGGAGGCGCGGCGATCGTCCGCTACCTCTATGGGCTCGGCGCCGTGAGCAACCTCAGCGACCGCTTCCCCTGGGGGCTGTGGATCGGCTTCGACGTGATGAGCGGTGTGGCGCTCGCCGCGGGCGGGTTCACCATCGCCGCCGCAGTGCATGTGTTCAAGCTGCACCGGTACCACGCGCTTCTGCGCCCCGCCGTCCTCACCGGCTTCCTGGGGTACCTGCTCGTGATTGCCGCGCTGCTGGTGGACCTGGGGCGACCCTGGAACATCTGGCATCCGGTCGTCATGTGGAACCCGCACTCGGTGATGTTCGAAGTCGCCTGGTGCGTCATGCTGTACACGCTGGTCCTGGCCCTGGAGTTCGGGCAGGTAATCCTGCAGCGATTCCGGCTGTGGACGTTCCTGCGGGTGACCCAGCTGGCGTTGCCGCCCCTGGTCATCGCCGGCGTGCTCCTCTCCACGCTCCACCAGTCGTCGCTGGGCTCGCTGTTCCTCATCGTCCCGGAGAAGCTGCACCCGCTGTGGTACACGTCGCTGTTGCCCATCCTCTTCTTCATCTCCGCCGTGGCCGTCGGCCTGGCGATGGTCACCGTCGAGGCCACCCTGGCCGCCCGGGCGTTTCGCCACCGGGTGGACATCTCGCTGTTCACCGACCTCGGTCGCGCCTCCGCCGTTGTCCTCTCCCTCTACCTGGGGGTGAAGGTCGTGGACCTGGTCACCCGCCAGGCGGTGGGGCTGGTCTTCGCCGGGGGGATCGAGAGCGTGATGTTCCTGGTGGAGGTTGTGGGCGGCGTCGTCCTCCCGCTGGTCTTGCTGGCCATTCCGGGCGTGGCCCGCTCCTTGGGCGGGCTCGCCGCGGCCTCCTGGCTCGTGGTGGGGGGCGTGGTCCTGAACCGCCTGAACGTCGCGATCACCGGGATGCTGGCGGGCAGCGGGGCGCACTATGTGCCCGCCTGGACGGAGGTCCTCATCACGGCGGCGATCGTCTCCGGAGGGATCCTGGCCTACATCTACATCGTGGAGCGTCTCCCGATTCTCGAACACGCGGAGGAGCCCGCTCCGACCAGCACGGCGGCGCTGCACATGCCGGAGGCGGCCCCGTGA
- a CDS encoding radical SAM protein: MPAYLRLDHAELRRRAEAALELLRACEVCPRNCHVDRLADHWSFCKIGRYAVVSSAFPHFGEEDCLRGWNGSGTIFFSMCNLRCVFCQNFDISQQKVGREVSARELAQIMIALQERGCHNINFVTPEHVVPQILEALPHAVEMGLRLPLVYNTSSYDSMHSLRLLDGIVDIYMPDFKYWDPESARLYLKAPDYPEVARRTIAEMHRQVGPLVIDRSGLARRGVLLRHLVMPGALEETRQIMRWIAETLGRNTYVNVMAQYHPAGQVGRNPRYAAINRRLFPEEYAAAVRAALDVGLTRLDHRLAGAVFP; encoded by the coding sequence GTGCCCGCGTATCTCCGCCTGGATCACGCCGAGCTGCGGCGGCGTGCCGAGGCGGCGCTGGAGCTGCTGCGTGCCTGCGAGGTCTGCCCGCGGAACTGCCATGTCGATCGCCTCGCCGATCACTGGTCGTTCTGCAAGATCGGCCGGTATGCGGTGGTGAGCAGCGCCTTCCCGCACTTCGGCGAAGAGGATTGTTTGCGGGGCTGGAACGGCAGCGGGACGATCTTCTTCTCCATGTGCAACCTGCGCTGCGTCTTCTGCCAGAACTTTGACATCAGCCAGCAGAAGGTCGGCCGGGAGGTCAGTGCGCGGGAATTGGCGCAGATCATGATCGCCCTGCAGGAGCGGGGCTGCCACAACATCAACTTCGTCACGCCCGAGCACGTCGTGCCCCAGATCCTGGAGGCGCTGCCCCACGCCGTGGAGATGGGCCTGCGGCTGCCGCTGGTCTACAACACCAGCAGTTACGACTCCATGCACTCCCTGCGGCTGCTGGACGGCATCGTGGACATCTACATGCCCGACTTCAAGTACTGGGACCCGGAGTCCGCCCGGCTCTACCTCAAGGCGCCGGACTATCCGGAGGTGGCCCGGCGCACCATCGCCGAGATGCACCGCCAGGTGGGTCCGCTGGTCATCGACCGGTCGGGCCTGGCCCGGCGCGGCGTGCTCCTCCGCCATCTCGTGATGCCGGGGGCCCTGGAGGAGACCCGACAGATCATGCGGTGGATCGCCGAGACGCTTGGCCGGAACACGTATGTGAACGTGATGGCCCAGTACCATCCGGCCGGCCAGGTCGGCCGGAATCCGCGTTATGCCGCGATTAACCGCCGTCTCTTCCCCGAGGAGTATGCCGCCGCGGTGCGCGCTGCGCTCGATGTCGGCCTCACGCGGCTGGATCACCGCCTGGCCGGCGCCGTCTTCCCCTAG